A window from Drosophila nasuta strain 15112-1781.00 chromosome 3, ASM2355853v1, whole genome shotgun sequence encodes these proteins:
- the LOC132791679 gene encoding transient-receptor-potential-like protein isoform X2 yields MFLSSLTKLPPGGTNAAGGVPKTVGGCCVPLGLPQPLLLEEKKFLLAVERGDIPNVRRILQKALRQQHININCMDPLGRRALTVAIDNENLEMVELLVIMGVETKDALLHAINAEFVEAVELLLEHEELIFKEGEPYSWQTVDINTAMFAPDVTPLMLAAHKNNFEILRILLDRGAAVPVPHDIRCGCEECVRLMAEDSLRHSLSRVNIYRALCSPSLICLTSNDPILTAFQLSWDLRNLALTEQECKSEYMELRRQCQKFACSLLDQTRSSNELAIILNYDPTISTYEPGDRMSLTRLVQAISYKQKTFVAHSNIQQLLSSIWYEGLPGFRRKGIVDRFICIAQVALMFPLYCFIYMFAPNCRTGQLMRKPFMKFLIHASSYVFFLFILILVSQRADDDFVRLLGTDSMKAELVEQEQRQRGQTPSKLELLVVLYVIGFMWEEVQEIFAVGLRSYLRNMWNFIDFLRNSLYVSVMCLRAFAYIQQATEIARDPQMAYIPREKWNDFDPQLIAEGLFAAANVFSALKLVHLFSINPHLGPLQISLGRMVIDIVKFFFIYTLVLFAFACGLNQLLWYFAALEKSKCYSLAGGEADWAGHGDSCMKWRRFGNLFESSQSLFWASFGMIDLEDFELTGIKSYTRFWGLLMFGSYSVINVIVLLNLLIAMMSNSYAMIDEHSDTEWKFARTKLWMSFFEDSSTLPPPFNVLPSVKWVIRMFRKSSKSIDRQRSKKRQEQEQYNKYDNIMRSLVWRYVAAMHRKFEHNPVTEDDINEVKSEISTMRYEMLEIFENSGLDVSSANKKEKHPRPRRMKVWERRLMKGFQVAPVQTSSETDLLSNVNGDGEMHEVKVEAIPSKPAKETARERFQRVARTVLLQSSTHKWNMVLQGAMPNSQIGRSTKTQRKSLQNLGKAIEEAKKLILLNPGCASGRESPIRIEFEDEKTSTLLDLLNQISEEINVCEKPRNKTHWRPPLKSMPGRAMAANNEWSRSNTAPELQLARKLTPAPRPANSRTRELPLCPSKLVTAAATSIRKTAPVAPQPPAIAYNSNKKTTTTPFSVELALARRQGAVNASHGMPSGNSNAFDIHVVDLDERNQSGQPLDKDNISDVSSILSMSPKRPNH; encoded by the exons TTGCCGCCTGGTGGCACCAATGCCGCTGGTGGTGTTCCTAAAACTGTGGGCGGCTGTTGTGTGCCGCTGGGATTACCTCAACCATTGCTGCTCGAGGAGAAGAAATTTCTGCTGGCTGTGGAGCGTGGCGATATACCGAATGTGCGCAG AATACTGCAAAAGGCGTTGCGACAGCAGCACATCAATATCAATTGCATGGATCCATTGGGTCGACGTGCTCTCACTGTGGCCATTGACAACGAGAATCTGGAGATGGTCGAACTGTTGGTTATCATGGGCGTCGAGACAAAGGATGCCCTACTGCATGCCATCAATGCGGAGTTTGTCGAGGCCGTTGAGCTGCTTCTCGAACACGAGGAACTCATCTTCAAGGAGGGCGAGCCCTAC AGTTGGCAGACTGTGGACATAAACACAGCCATGTTTGCACCGGACGTAACGCCGCTAATGCTGGCTGCGCACAAGAACAACTTTGAGATACTGCGCATTCTTCTCGACCGAGGTGCCGCAGTGCCTGTGCCACACGATATACG CTGCGGTTGCGAAGAATGCGTGCGTCTTATGGCGGAGGATTCACTGCGCCATTCTCTCTCGCGCGTTAATATTTATCGAGCATTATGCAGTCCCTCGCTCATTTGCCTCACCTCTAACGATCCCATTCTTACGGCGTTCCAATTGTCATGGGATTTGCGCAATCTGGCACTCACCGAACAGGAATGCAAGTCAGAGTACATGGAATTGAGGCGACAATGCCAGAAGTTTGCATGCTCCCTGTTGGATCAAACGCGCTCCTCCAATGAGCTGGCCATCATCTTGAACTACGATCCAACAATATCGACCTATGAGCCAGGGGATCGCATGAGTTTGACACGTCTTGTTCAGGCCATATCATACAAGCAAAAGACG TTTGTGGCCCACTCGAATATTCAACAATTGCTGTCATCGATTTGGTATGAAGGACTGCCAGGATTCCGGCGGAAAGGCATCGTGGACAGATTCATTTGCATAGCTCAGGTGGCGCTGATGTTTCCACTCTACTGTTTCATCTACATGTTTGCGCCAAATTGTCGGACGGGCCAATTGATGCGAAAACCATTTATGAAATTCCTCATACATGCCTCTTCCTATGTGTTCTTTTTGT TTATCCTCATATTGGTCTCCCAGCGTGCGGATGATGATTTTGTTCGCCTGTTGGGCACAGACAGCATGAAGGCTGAGCTGGTGGAGCAGGAGCAGCGTCAGCGTGGCCAGACGCCAAGCAAACTGGAGCTGCTCGTCGTCCTCTATGTCATTGGGTTCATGTGGGAGGAGGTGCAGGAGATATTTGCTGTTGGGCTGCGAAGTTACTTGCGTAACATGTGGAACTTTATCGATTTTTTGCGCAACAGTCTCTACGTGAGTGTCATGTGTTTGCG TGCATTTGCCTACATACAGCAGGCAACGGAAATAGCCAGGGATCCACAGATGGCCTACATACCGCGAGAGAAGTGGAACGACTTTGACCCCCAGCTCATTGCCGAGGGCCTCTTTGCGGCGGCGAATGTCTTCTCTGCCCTCAAGCTGGTGCATTTGTTCAGCATTAATCCGCATCTGGGTCCATTACAAATCTCTCTTGGCCGCATGGTCATTGACATTGTCAAATTCTTCTTTATCTATACGTTGGTGctctttgcctttgcctgcGGTCTCAACCAGCTCCTCTGGTATTTTGCGGCGCTCGAGAAGAGCAAATGCTATTCCCTGGCCGGAGGTGAGGCGGATTGGGCTGGCCACGGTGATTCCTGCATGAAATGGCGACGCTTTGGCAA TTTATTTGAGTCCTCACAATCGCTGTTTTGGGCCAGCTTTGGCATGATTGACCTGGAGGACTTTGAGCTGACCGGCATCAAGTCGTATACTCGTTTTTGGGGCTTACTCATGTTTGGCTCGTACAGCGTCATCAATGTGATTGTTTTGCTGAATCTTCTGATAGCCATGATGTCCAATTCCTATGCCATGATTGAT GAGCACTCGGATACCGAGTGGAAGTTTGCCAGAACTAAACTCTGGATGAGTTTCTTTGAGGATAGCTCAACCCTGCCACCGCCTTTCAATGTGCTGCCGTCGGTCAAGTGGGTGATTCGAATGTTCCGAAAGTCTAGCAAATCCATTGATCGACAGCGCTCTAAG AAAcggcaggagcaggagcagtaCAACAAATATGACAACATTATGCGCTCCCTAGTCTGGCGCTATGTGGCTGCCATGCACCGTAAGTTTGAGCACAATCCCGTCACCGAGGACGACATCAATGAGGTGAAGAGCGAGATCAGCACAATGCGCTATGAGATGCTTGAAATCTTTGAAAACAGTGGCTTGGATGTGTCCTCAGCCAACAAGAAGGAGAAAC ATCCTCGACCAAGACGCATGAAAGTTTGGGAGCGACGTTTAATGAAGGGCTTCCAGGTGGCACCAGTACAAACCAGCAGTGAAACGGATCTCTTGAGCAATGTTAATGGAGATGGAGAAATGCACGAAGTCAAAGTGGAAGCGATTCCCTCAAAGCCGGCGAAGGAAACCGCTCGCGAACGTTTCCAGCGTGTGGCACGAACTGTTCTGCTGCAGTCGAGCACCCACAAGTGGAATATGGTGCTGCAGGGGGCAATGCCCAACTCACAGATTGGGCGCAGCACCAAAACCCAGCGCAAGAGTCTCCAGAATCTGGGCAAAGCAATTGAAGAAGCCAAGAA gcttatATTACTGAATCCCGGTTGTGCCTCGGGCCGTGAGTCGCCCATACGGATTGAGTTTGAGGACGAGAAGACCAGCACGCTGCTGGATCTGCTCAATCAGATCAGCGAGGAAATCAACGTTTGTGAGAAGCCCCGCAACAAAACGCATTGGCGTCCACCATTGAAGTCGATGCCTGGCCGCGCCATGGCGGCCAACAACGAATGGTCCCGATCGAACACTGCCCCCGAGTTGCAGCTGGCCAGGAAGTTGACGCCGGCGCCAAGGCCCGCAAATAGTCGCACACGCGAGCTTCCACTATGCCCCAGCAAACTGGTCACGGCGGCTGCAACATCCATCAGAAAGACGGCGCCGGTCGCGCCCCAACCACCAGCCATAGCTTACAACTCGAATAAGAAAACCACAACGACACCATTTTCCGTAGAGCTGGCGTTGGCCAGACGCCAAGGCGCCGTTAACGCTTCGCATGGCATGCCGAGCGGCAATTCAAATGCTTTCGATATACATGTTGTGGATCTGGACGAGAGAAACCAAAGTGGCCAGCCCTTGGATAAGGATAACATATCAGATGTTAGCTCCATTCTTAGCATGAGTCCCAAGCGGCCAAATCATTAA
- the LOC132789831 gene encoding programmed cell death protein 6-like, with protein MATDMPDEKFLWNVFQSVDKDKSGYISANELQEALSNGTWSAFNSETIRLIIGMFDRENRGSVSFRDFGALWKYITEWRNCFCTFDKNNSGNIDNNELKSALSAFGYRLSDQLIQILLHKFDRFGQGNILFDDFIQCCIVLQTLTSAFKFYDTDMKGIITIDYEQFLRMVFSLKI; from the coding sequence ATGGCAACTGACATGCCCGATGAGAAATTTCTATGGAACGTTTTTCAGAGTGTCGATAAGGACAAAAGTGGTTATATTTCAGCTAACGAGCTTCAAGAGGCTCTCTCCAATGGTACTTGGTCAGCTTTCAATTCAGAGACAATTCGATTGATCATCGGAATGTTTGATCGAGAAAATAGAGGAAGTGTTTCATTTCGTGATTTTGGAGCTTTATGGAAATACATAACTGAGTGgcgaaattgtttttgtacttttgATAAAAACAATTCTGGCAATATTGACAATAATGAACTGAAATCGGCCCTTTCGGCATTTGGTTATCGCCTGTCTGatcaattaattcaaatattactGCACAAATTCGATCGATTTGGGCAAGGAAATATTCTTTTCGATGACTTCATACAATGTTGTATTGTTCTGCAGACATTGACTTCTGCGTTCAAGTTTTACGATACCGATATGAAAGGCATCATCACAATTGACTACGAACAGTTCTTAAGAATggtattttctttaaaaatataa
- the LOC132789930 gene encoding uncharacterized protein LOC132789930: MDATKDQGLVIKLAQKNKETQTVKLGSGNWFGAPHAAGAGYNRMPAYSRISWQFYKDREEELYRRACHLKGIRVRREEEEEDSFGSEEEPIKPHYRYTLDEMKSYNPYRFINLKI, translated from the exons atggACGCTACTAAAGATCAAGGCTTGGTCATCAAACTAGCACAAAAGAACAAGG AAACTCAAACAGTCAAGCTGGGTAGTGGCAATTGGTTTGGGGCCCCGCATGCTGCAGGCGCCGGATACAATCGGATGCCGGCATATAGCCGCATCTCCTGGCAGTTCTACAAGGATCGCGAGGAAGAGCTTTATCGGCGTGCCTGCCATTTAAAGGGCATTCGTGTGCGACgcgaggaggaggaagaagacTCGTTTGGTTCAGAAGAAGAACCAATAAAGCCGCATTATCGTTACACATTGGATGAGATGAAAAGCTATAATCCCTATCGTttcatcaatttaaaaatctaa
- the LOC132789828 gene encoding ataxin-2 homolog, producing the protein MCDVEKAIRSNQSEDNDDDQDDREQQQQKHPHHQHEDDDDEEQLHLNDATDVKSTALATSSNNNGTKRCLGQLLKILLSSPGLVILVTGYSVLGALIFPLLEAPQDLSKSAVIAKSREDCLRELWIITEKLNVLYERNWTMLVHEQLRRFEGSIVAATRPGGGGGATSAQLAAGGASALGHFGYDTFTGDTHSWTFSEALLYSVTVITTIGHGSLTPRTAAGKLATIFYALFGVPLMLMCLSSLGALLAEALQCTYIRLCCQLQRTSGDSGSEKKTSATGAMTKRRHSASNGANCKGCKYDVANSETSLNECYEYGQKTTTSSSMKRKLSLEHAEDACQLLHNAMPSKLNHQQQKQQQQQFYQQQHQPDVMLMTTTTNGNTLLKYAPLPQQHQHNQQQQQQQQQSLHYINAASQQQQQQLSTATLPRQQQQPQNFVAVPSSMLRFSGPSTLPLTAAAAAGPPNCYAPATATIYFPFAPATSSPVHAAATNCHQPLVKYHTIHLQPSAKHQHRLLTTIDATAQSDDMVATTSTLESITLPPPPAYQTANTHAVRRAKFVTQPLAHEINPLLNVGGTTAAGSSDLSCRHDLLPHALSTTASAAASAAAAITATGTTATTSIMQLSAGIKTTATMPDNSFIAAGVCDVGFGVRATATAAMAKTVPTTTTTSTAATLSALLSSSGNVDIMEDEDEQERERSSNCPHGTPSRVPLIASSGCSPLSLPHELPLAEKSNSGSGASNPARGLLNATAASFHRHTLQPLNRKTMLLTRRCQKHATELYDATANTETSDDEEYMQHGSEQFVLKKLKHSRSRSSVADSQECLDHHELDDEDDEYELQRQVPISLVLLLLMCYICVGTVVFALWENWSLVDGAYFCFVTLSTIGYGDFVPSRSFNGPELQLYACCAYLLLGLVLVAMSFSILETQLMWKCKRIAVRLKLASD; encoded by the exons ATGTGCGACGTTGAGAAGGCGATTAGGAGCAATCAAAGCGAAGACAACGACGATGATCAGGACGatcgagaacaacaacagcaaaaacatcCTCACCATCAACacgaggacgacgacgacgaggagcAGCTGCATCTCAATGATGCCACAGACGTGAAGTCAACGGCTTTGGCCACATCGTCCAATAATAATGGCACCAAGCGATGCTTGGGACAGCTTCTGAAGATATTGCTATCATCGCCAGGTCTTGTAATTCTAGTCACTGGTTACTCTGTGCTCGGTGCTCTGATCTTTCCTCTGCTCGAAGCACCGCAGGACCTGAGCAAATCGGCAGTCATTGCCAAAAGCCGTGAGGATTGCCTTCGTGAACTCTGGATCATAACGG AGAAACTAAACGTTCTGTATGAGCGCAATTGGACGATGCTGGTGCACGAGCAGCTGCGACGCTTCGAGGGCTCCATTGTTGCTGCAACGCGGCCAGGTGGCGGAGGTGGTGCAACATCGGCTCAACTTGCTGCTGGCGGTGCCAGTGCTCTGGGCCATTTTGGCTACGACACTTTCACCGGCGACACACACAGCTGGACATTCAGCGAGGCTCTACTCTATTCGGTGACTGTGATAACGACCATTG GCCATGGCAGCCTAACGCCACGCACAGCAGCTGGTAAACTAGCAACGATATTCTACGCACTCTTCGGCGTGCCCTTGATGCTGATGTGCCTGTCTAGCCTTGGTGCGTTGCTTGCTGAGGCGTTGCAATGCACGTACATTCGGCTTTGCTGTCAGTTGCAGCGAACGTCAGGCGACAGCGGGAGTGAGAAGAAGACGTCAGCGACGGGAGCGATGACAAAGCGACGTCATTCAGCTAGCAATGGG GCAAATTGTAAGGGCTGCAAATACGATGTGGCCAACAGCGAAACGAGCCTGAATGAGTGCTACGAATATGGCCAGAAGACCACAACATCGTCGAGCATGAAACGCAAGTTGTCGCTGGAACACGCAGAAG ATGCCTGTCAATTGTTACACAATGCGATGCCAAGTAAGTTGAATCaccagcaacaaaagcagcagcagcagcagttttaccagcagcagcaccaaccgGATGTCATGctaatgacaacaacaacgaatggCAATACATTGCTGAAATATGCACCGttgccacaacaacatcaacataatcaacagcaacagcaacagcagcagcagtcctTGCATTACATAAACGCAGCatcgcagcaacagcagcagcaattatCGACAGCAACTTTGccgcgacaacagcagcaaccacagaaTTTTGTCGCCGTGCCGAGCAGCATGCTGCGTTTCAGCGGCCCATCTACCTTGCCACtcacagctgcagctgcagctggaccACCGAATTGCTATgctccagcaacagcaacgattTACTTCCCATTCGCGCCAGCAACATCCAGTCCAGTTCATGCTGCTGCCACGAACTGTCACCAGCCATTGGTAAAGTATCATACGATACACTTACAACCATCTGCCAAGCATCAGCATCGGCTGCTCACTACAATCGATGCAACAGCACAAAGCGACGACATGGTGGCAACAACTTCCACGCTGGAATCCATCAcattgccaccgccgccaGCATATCAAACCGCCAATACGCATG CAGTGAGGCGAGCCAAATTCGTGACCCAGCCATTGGCCCACGAGATCAATCCGCTGCTGAATGTGGGTGGAACAACGGCAGCAGGGTCGAGTGATTTATCCTGCAGGCATGATTTATTGCCGCATGCATtatcaacaacagcatcagcagcggcatcagcagcggcagccataacagcaacaggcacaactgcaacaactaGCATCATGCAACTGTCAGCAGGCAttaaaacaacagcaacaatgccCGATAACAGTTTTATAGCCGCAGGTGTCTGTGACGTTGGCTTTGGTGTCcgtgccacagcaacagcggcaatggcaaaaacagtcccaacaacaacaacaacatcaacagcagcaacattgtcGGCGCTGCTCAGCTCGAGTGGCAATGTGGACATCATGGAGGATGAGGACGAACAGGAGCGTGAACGCTCAAG CAACTGCCCACATGGCACGCCCTCGCGTGTCCCATTGATAGCCAGCTCCGGTTGCAGCCCATTAAGTCTGCCCCACGAGCTGCCTCTGGCCGAGAAGTCGAACTCTGGATCTGGGGCCAGTAATCCGGCACGCGGTCTGCTTAATGCGACGGCTGCCTCATTTCATCGCCACACTCTCCAGCCGCTCAACCGCAAGACAATGCTGCTGACTCGTCGATGCCAGAAGCACGCCACGGAGCTGTACGATGCCACAGCCAACACGGAGACTTCGGACGATGAAGAGTATATGCAGCACGGCAGCGAGCAGTTTGTGCTGAAGAAGCTGAAGCACagtagaagcagaagcagcgtgGCTGACTCACAGGAGTGTCTCGACCATCACGAGCTGGATGATGAGGACGATGAGTATGAGTTACAGCGTCAGGTGCCCATCAGTCTGGTGCTGCTCCTTCTGATGTGCTACATCTGTGTGGGCACAGTTGTATTTGCCCTCTGGGAGAACTGGTCACTTGTGGATGGCGCCTACTTTTGCTTTGTCACACTTTCGACAATTGGCTATGGTGATTTCGTGCCGTCTCGCAGCTTTAATGGCCCTGAACTTCAGCTGTACGCATGCTGTGCCTATCTGTTGCTCGGCCTCGTCCTTGTGGCCATGTCCTTTAGCATACTGGAGACGCAGCTGATGTGGAAATGCAAACGGATTGCGGTGCGACTGAAGTTGGCCAGCGATTGA
- the LOC132791679 gene encoding transient-receptor-potential-like protein isoform X1, which translates to MGRKKRQPMGLPPGGTNAAGGVPKTVGGCCVPLGLPQPLLLEEKKFLLAVERGDIPNVRRILQKALRQQHININCMDPLGRRALTVAIDNENLEMVELLVIMGVETKDALLHAINAEFVEAVELLLEHEELIFKEGEPYSWQTVDINTAMFAPDVTPLMLAAHKNNFEILRILLDRGAAVPVPHDIRCGCEECVRLMAEDSLRHSLSRVNIYRALCSPSLICLTSNDPILTAFQLSWDLRNLALTEQECKSEYMELRRQCQKFACSLLDQTRSSNELAIILNYDPTISTYEPGDRMSLTRLVQAISYKQKTFVAHSNIQQLLSSIWYEGLPGFRRKGIVDRFICIAQVALMFPLYCFIYMFAPNCRTGQLMRKPFMKFLIHASSYVFFLFILILVSQRADDDFVRLLGTDSMKAELVEQEQRQRGQTPSKLELLVVLYVIGFMWEEVQEIFAVGLRSYLRNMWNFIDFLRNSLYVSVMCLRAFAYIQQATEIARDPQMAYIPREKWNDFDPQLIAEGLFAAANVFSALKLVHLFSINPHLGPLQISLGRMVIDIVKFFFIYTLVLFAFACGLNQLLWYFAALEKSKCYSLAGGEADWAGHGDSCMKWRRFGNLFESSQSLFWASFGMIDLEDFELTGIKSYTRFWGLLMFGSYSVINVIVLLNLLIAMMSNSYAMIDEHSDTEWKFARTKLWMSFFEDSSTLPPPFNVLPSVKWVIRMFRKSSKSIDRQRSKKRQEQEQYNKYDNIMRSLVWRYVAAMHRKFEHNPVTEDDINEVKSEISTMRYEMLEIFENSGLDVSSANKKEKHPRPRRMKVWERRLMKGFQVAPVQTSSETDLLSNVNGDGEMHEVKVEAIPSKPAKETARERFQRVARTVLLQSSTHKWNMVLQGAMPNSQIGRSTKTQRKSLQNLGKAIEEAKKLILLNPGCASGRESPIRIEFEDEKTSTLLDLLNQISEEINVCEKPRNKTHWRPPLKSMPGRAMAANNEWSRSNTAPELQLARKLTPAPRPANSRTRELPLCPSKLVTAAATSIRKTAPVAPQPPAIAYNSNKKTTTTPFSVELALARRQGAVNASHGMPSGNSNAFDIHVVDLDERNQSGQPLDKDNISDVSSILSMSPKRPNH; encoded by the exons atggGTCGCAAGAAAAGGCAGCCAATGGGC TTGCCGCCTGGTGGCACCAATGCCGCTGGTGGTGTTCCTAAAACTGTGGGCGGCTGTTGTGTGCCGCTGGGATTACCTCAACCATTGCTGCTCGAGGAGAAGAAATTTCTGCTGGCTGTGGAGCGTGGCGATATACCGAATGTGCGCAG AATACTGCAAAAGGCGTTGCGACAGCAGCACATCAATATCAATTGCATGGATCCATTGGGTCGACGTGCTCTCACTGTGGCCATTGACAACGAGAATCTGGAGATGGTCGAACTGTTGGTTATCATGGGCGTCGAGACAAAGGATGCCCTACTGCATGCCATCAATGCGGAGTTTGTCGAGGCCGTTGAGCTGCTTCTCGAACACGAGGAACTCATCTTCAAGGAGGGCGAGCCCTAC AGTTGGCAGACTGTGGACATAAACACAGCCATGTTTGCACCGGACGTAACGCCGCTAATGCTGGCTGCGCACAAGAACAACTTTGAGATACTGCGCATTCTTCTCGACCGAGGTGCCGCAGTGCCTGTGCCACACGATATACG CTGCGGTTGCGAAGAATGCGTGCGTCTTATGGCGGAGGATTCACTGCGCCATTCTCTCTCGCGCGTTAATATTTATCGAGCATTATGCAGTCCCTCGCTCATTTGCCTCACCTCTAACGATCCCATTCTTACGGCGTTCCAATTGTCATGGGATTTGCGCAATCTGGCACTCACCGAACAGGAATGCAAGTCAGAGTACATGGAATTGAGGCGACAATGCCAGAAGTTTGCATGCTCCCTGTTGGATCAAACGCGCTCCTCCAATGAGCTGGCCATCATCTTGAACTACGATCCAACAATATCGACCTATGAGCCAGGGGATCGCATGAGTTTGACACGTCTTGTTCAGGCCATATCATACAAGCAAAAGACG TTTGTGGCCCACTCGAATATTCAACAATTGCTGTCATCGATTTGGTATGAAGGACTGCCAGGATTCCGGCGGAAAGGCATCGTGGACAGATTCATTTGCATAGCTCAGGTGGCGCTGATGTTTCCACTCTACTGTTTCATCTACATGTTTGCGCCAAATTGTCGGACGGGCCAATTGATGCGAAAACCATTTATGAAATTCCTCATACATGCCTCTTCCTATGTGTTCTTTTTGT TTATCCTCATATTGGTCTCCCAGCGTGCGGATGATGATTTTGTTCGCCTGTTGGGCACAGACAGCATGAAGGCTGAGCTGGTGGAGCAGGAGCAGCGTCAGCGTGGCCAGACGCCAAGCAAACTGGAGCTGCTCGTCGTCCTCTATGTCATTGGGTTCATGTGGGAGGAGGTGCAGGAGATATTTGCTGTTGGGCTGCGAAGTTACTTGCGTAACATGTGGAACTTTATCGATTTTTTGCGCAACAGTCTCTACGTGAGTGTCATGTGTTTGCG TGCATTTGCCTACATACAGCAGGCAACGGAAATAGCCAGGGATCCACAGATGGCCTACATACCGCGAGAGAAGTGGAACGACTTTGACCCCCAGCTCATTGCCGAGGGCCTCTTTGCGGCGGCGAATGTCTTCTCTGCCCTCAAGCTGGTGCATTTGTTCAGCATTAATCCGCATCTGGGTCCATTACAAATCTCTCTTGGCCGCATGGTCATTGACATTGTCAAATTCTTCTTTATCTATACGTTGGTGctctttgcctttgcctgcGGTCTCAACCAGCTCCTCTGGTATTTTGCGGCGCTCGAGAAGAGCAAATGCTATTCCCTGGCCGGAGGTGAGGCGGATTGGGCTGGCCACGGTGATTCCTGCATGAAATGGCGACGCTTTGGCAA TTTATTTGAGTCCTCACAATCGCTGTTTTGGGCCAGCTTTGGCATGATTGACCTGGAGGACTTTGAGCTGACCGGCATCAAGTCGTATACTCGTTTTTGGGGCTTACTCATGTTTGGCTCGTACAGCGTCATCAATGTGATTGTTTTGCTGAATCTTCTGATAGCCATGATGTCCAATTCCTATGCCATGATTGAT GAGCACTCGGATACCGAGTGGAAGTTTGCCAGAACTAAACTCTGGATGAGTTTCTTTGAGGATAGCTCAACCCTGCCACCGCCTTTCAATGTGCTGCCGTCGGTCAAGTGGGTGATTCGAATGTTCCGAAAGTCTAGCAAATCCATTGATCGACAGCGCTCTAAG AAAcggcaggagcaggagcagtaCAACAAATATGACAACATTATGCGCTCCCTAGTCTGGCGCTATGTGGCTGCCATGCACCGTAAGTTTGAGCACAATCCCGTCACCGAGGACGACATCAATGAGGTGAAGAGCGAGATCAGCACAATGCGCTATGAGATGCTTGAAATCTTTGAAAACAGTGGCTTGGATGTGTCCTCAGCCAACAAGAAGGAGAAAC ATCCTCGACCAAGACGCATGAAAGTTTGGGAGCGACGTTTAATGAAGGGCTTCCAGGTGGCACCAGTACAAACCAGCAGTGAAACGGATCTCTTGAGCAATGTTAATGGAGATGGAGAAATGCACGAAGTCAAAGTGGAAGCGATTCCCTCAAAGCCGGCGAAGGAAACCGCTCGCGAACGTTTCCAGCGTGTGGCACGAACTGTTCTGCTGCAGTCGAGCACCCACAAGTGGAATATGGTGCTGCAGGGGGCAATGCCCAACTCACAGATTGGGCGCAGCACCAAAACCCAGCGCAAGAGTCTCCAGAATCTGGGCAAAGCAATTGAAGAAGCCAAGAA gcttatATTACTGAATCCCGGTTGTGCCTCGGGCCGTGAGTCGCCCATACGGATTGAGTTTGAGGACGAGAAGACCAGCACGCTGCTGGATCTGCTCAATCAGATCAGCGAGGAAATCAACGTTTGTGAGAAGCCCCGCAACAAAACGCATTGGCGTCCACCATTGAAGTCGATGCCTGGCCGCGCCATGGCGGCCAACAACGAATGGTCCCGATCGAACACTGCCCCCGAGTTGCAGCTGGCCAGGAAGTTGACGCCGGCGCCAAGGCCCGCAAATAGTCGCACACGCGAGCTTCCACTATGCCCCAGCAAACTGGTCACGGCGGCTGCAACATCCATCAGAAAGACGGCGCCGGTCGCGCCCCAACCACCAGCCATAGCTTACAACTCGAATAAGAAAACCACAACGACACCATTTTCCGTAGAGCTGGCGTTGGCCAGACGCCAAGGCGCCGTTAACGCTTCGCATGGCATGCCGAGCGGCAATTCAAATGCTTTCGATATACATGTTGTGGATCTGGACGAGAGAAACCAAAGTGGCCAGCCCTTGGATAAGGATAACATATCAGATGTTAGCTCCATTCTTAGCATGAGTCCCAAGCGGCCAAATCATTAA